The Fibrobacter succinogenes genome has a window encoding:
- the rsmG gene encoding 16S rRNA (guanine(527)-N(7))-methyltransferase RsmG encodes MANSSWSKNSKPRGASALGKDFIPHMKAPRTEFPLFNGKRVTPSLAGLDKLLHYYGVELQQETLKQIWEFHQLLRANNDDQDLTRLNAFETMVERHYADCTLINAYVPKWPARMIDVGSGAGFPGIPLKIVNPSIQLTLCEPRPNRINFLNMVIEKMGLKGIDVFGHKVTSRSMTIPVDGVISRAFELMEKTLPRIANSLKVGGRVFFMKGPAVADELKTFYPEDFGYKFVGKHFYTIPNSTQDRALIILERVE; translated from the coding sequence ATGGCAAATTCATCTTGGTCTAAAAATTCCAAACCCCGTGGTGCGAGTGCGCTTGGCAAGGATTTTATCCCCCACATGAAGGCTCCGCGTACGGAGTTCCCGCTTTTTAACGGCAAGCGCGTGACGCCCTCTCTTGCTGGGCTCGACAAGCTTTTGCATTACTACGGTGTGGAACTTCAGCAGGAGACTTTGAAGCAAATTTGGGAATTCCATCAGCTGCTCCGTGCGAACAATGATGACCAGGATTTAACGCGCCTTAATGCGTTTGAAACGATGGTTGAACGCCATTATGCCGACTGTACGCTCATCAATGCTTACGTGCCCAAGTGGCCTGCTCGCATGATTGATGTTGGCAGTGGTGCCGGTTTCCCCGGAATCCCGCTGAAAATTGTGAACCCGTCGATTCAACTTACTTTGTGCGAACCTCGCCCAAACCGCATCAACTTTCTCAATATGGTCATCGAAAAAATGGGCCTCAAGGGAATCGACGTGTTCGGTCACAAGGTCACGAGTCGCAGCATGACCATTCCTGTTGATGGTGTTATCAGCCGTGCTTTTGAACTCATGGAAAAAACGCTCCCGCGCATTGCAAATTCGCTCAAGGTTGGTGGCCGCGTGTTCTTCATGAAAGGCCCCGCCGTTGCTGACGAACTCAAAACATTCTACCCCGAGGATTTCGGTTACAAGTTTGTCGGGAAGCATTTCTACACGATTCCGAACAGCACGCAAGATCGTGCGCTCATTATTTTAGAACGCGTGGAATAA